One bacterium genomic window, TGCGAAATTCTCCGTAGAGCTGGGCGGCCAGTGTCTTGTTGTGCGACATGACCAAGGTCGGCTTCTGGACTTCGGCGATCACATTGGCAATAGTAAACGTCTTGCCCGACCCGGTAATTCCCAGCAAGGTCTGAAAGCGATTTCCACGCCGAATTTCTGCTGCAAGTTCAGAAATTGCCTGAGCTTGATCTCCCTGGGGCCGGAGCGCAGAAATGAGTTCGAAGGGGCGCATACGATGAATTTACGGCTTGTCTGCCATTTTTGCAAGTGCGAAGGCAGAAAGACCTATTCCGGTAAACAACTATCAAACCATGTGATACGCGGGCCATCCGAAGGCGCTTTAACCCGATTCTGGGTGGTGGAAGCTTGCTTTTCACCATGCCTTTTCGTATATTTATCACTTTGCAAAATCAACAGGATGAAAGGGAGTCCGGGCCATGATGACCGCGATGCGCGAGAATATGCCCCTCATCATGTGGATCTTGGTGGGTGCCTTCCTCGCCACGATTGTTTTTTCTTGGGGGATGGGTGGCTTCGATAGCGGCAGCTCTCTGGATGGAGTCGTGGGTCGCGTTGGAGGCCACGAAATCCTTTACGATCAGTATAATAGGTTCGTCCAAAACCAGATTGCCCAGCAGCGGGAGAAAGATACCACTGCGACCACCATCACGGAGGCGCAGATTCGTCAAATCCGCAAGGATGTCTGGGATGAGATGATCCGGAACCGGATCATGGATGCCTATGCCAAGAGATGGGACCTCGTAACATCGGACGAGGAAGTCGCCTGGGCCGTCCGCAACAGCCCACCCAACTGGATTCGCCAAAACGAAGCCTTCCTGAAGGACGGACGGTTTGATCTTGCCGCCTACGAAGAGTTCCTCCGTGACCCCCGCTCGGCGGATATTCTCATTGCGATTGAGCAGGACTATCGCGCCACCCTTAGCCACCAGAAGGTCGTAGATCGCGTGATTGCCCCCGTGTTTGTTACGGCCGATGAAGCCTGGGAAGAGTACCAAGCCACGGCTCGAAAGTACAACGCGGCGATTGTGAGTTTCTTGCCCCGCAACTACGAGGTGGACACCACCTCCGTCACCGAAAGTGAAATCCGCGCCTACTATACGGAGCATCGCGCCGACTATCGGCAGCCCGAGCGGCGCCAGCTTGCCTACATCAGCATCCCGATCGTCGCTACGATAGAGGATTCCAACCGAGTTGTCGAACTGGCTCGCGAACTCGTCATACGCTCGCAGAGCGGCGAGGACTTCGCCGAACTGGCCGGCGAATTCTCGGAAGACGGAGGTTCGGCGCAGCAAGGCGGAGACCTGGGCTATTTTACCAGCGGTCGCATGGTCAAGGAATTCGACTCGACCTGCTTCGCCACCGAACCCGGCCGCACCGTGGGACCCATAATTACGAGGTTCGGAGCCCACGTCATCAAGGTGGTGGATCGGAAGCCGGGAGCGGAAGGAGACTCCGTACGGGCCAGTCATATCCTTATCAAATGGGACGTGGGACCCGATACCGAAGAACGAATCTCCCAGAAAGCCAAAGACTTCACCGATGCCGCCAAGACCGATGGATGGGAAAGGGCGGCCGCAACCCTCGGGCTCGAAGTTCAGGAAACCGATCCGTTCCCGAAGAATCCGTCCGGCTCGATCCCCGGACTTGGCCCATTGCAGCCGCTCATGGACTTCACCTTCGCTTCCAAGACCGGAAACGTCAGCTACGTCTACCGGACCCGAGTGCGCGGCCAGGAAGCCTATGCGGTGTTCCAACTCAAAAAGATCATTCCCGAAGCCATTTCCCCCGTAGCGGATGTCGAGTCGCAGATTCGTCGAACTCTGCTGCAGGATAAACGGCTGGAATTGGCTCGGCAAGCGGCACAAGCCTTTCGCGCGCGCGTATCGGACGCAAATTCTTTCCTGGCGGTGGCCCAGACCGAAAGCCTGAAGGTAGACACCTCCGGAGAACATGCTCCACGCGACTACAATCGTTCGTGGGGATCGGATGAGGAGATTGTGAAATCGCTGTTCGCCCTCGAACCGGGCCAAATCTCGCAGCCCCTCGGCAACGCGCGCGGAGTCTATGTAGCTCTCCTCATCAACAAAACCGAGTCCAACCAGCAGCAGTTTGCCGCGCAAAAGGAGGAAATCCTCACCCGGCTGCGCCAACGCAAACAGAACAATCTCTACACCGACTGGCTGGCGCAGGCGAAGGTAGACATCGGCGTGGTGG contains:
- a CDS encoding peptidylprolyl isomerase, with product MMTAMRENMPLIMWILVGAFLATIVFSWGMGGFDSGSSLDGVVGRVGGHEILYDQYNRFVQNQIAQQREKDTTATTITEAQIRQIRKDVWDEMIRNRIMDAYAKRWDLVTSDEEVAWAVRNSPPNWIRQNEAFLKDGRFDLAAYEEFLRDPRSADILIAIEQDYRATLSHQKVVDRVIAPVFVTADEAWEEYQATARKYNAAIVSFLPRNYEVDTTSVTESEIRAYYTEHRADYRQPERRQLAYISIPIVATIEDSNRVVELARELVIRSQSGEDFAELAGEFSEDGGSAQQGGDLGYFTSGRMVKEFDSTCFATEPGRTVGPIITRFGAHVIKVVDRKPGAEGDSVRASHILIKWDVGPDTEERISQKAKDFTDAAKTDGWERAAATLGLEVQETDPFPKNPSGSIPGLGPLQPLMDFTFASKTGNVSYVYRTRVRGQEAYAVFQLKKIIPEAISPVADVESQIRRTLLQDKRLELARQAAQAFRARVSDANSFLAVAQTESLKVDTSGEHAPRDYNRSWGSDEEIVKSLFALEPGQISQPLGNARGVYVALLINKTESNQQQFAAQKEEILTRLRQRKQNNLYTDWLAQAKVDIGVVDKRHLYYTDY